A window from Anser cygnoides isolate HZ-2024a breed goose chromosome 1, Taihu_goose_T2T_genome, whole genome shotgun sequence encodes these proteins:
- the RCSD1 gene encoding capZ-interacting protein isoform X1, producing MSATSKTRNAWNDSSFMALIKSREREPCLWTGALKTEGERPHSHAKTRGQGGQEEMPCLFWNRPTETNSEVDTSASPSVAQLAGKFKEQAANITGKEVPPHKPTRRKPPCSLPLYSNKTETSLNNEQKPSPNACPIPKVKVKSSPMIEKLQANLAFAPAALLPGASPKSPGLKVMVSPFSTPPSTPSSPGTQPQPGEASETPVSFDQPPEGTQLQFYNKVRTRGSIKRRPPSRRFRRSLSDYGDGEDIGLNISSPENGAKEDGDEVFGNKGKTEEDETGNKELKKQVGSDEKPPSRRGSSRSENEEKVEKQAEETTPCKSNAGDTEEKEVSHGAPGEENSPQPPSGDKEEKVCEGPQGQEEEGSACEQEKEDKEKEGTEAKETSESAHTQKTSDTEETPLAPEPQQDAAGLETASEPSASPTQDQGTE from the exons ATGTCTGCTAccagcaaaacaagaaatgcGTGGAATGACTCCAGCTTTATGGCTTTGATCAAATCCAGAGAAAGGGAGCCGTGTTTGTGGACTGGAGCTCTAAAAACTGAAGGAGAACGACCACACAGCCACGCCAAGACAAGAGGTCAGGGAGGCCAAGAGGAAATGCCCTGCCTTTTCTGG AACAGGCCAACAGAGACCAATTCAGAGGTGGACACGTCAGCATCACCCTCAGTGGCTCAGCTAGCAGGGAAATTCAAAGAGCAAGCAGCCAATATCACTGGAAAAGAG GTACCACCACATAAGCCAACTCGGAGGAAACCACCATGCTCCCTTCCACTGTATTCCAACAAAACTGAGACAAGCCTCAACAATGAGCAA aagccATCTCCAAATGCTTGCCCCATTCCCAAGGTCAAGGTGAAAAGCTCCCCCATGATTGAAAAGCTGCAG GCCAACCTGGCTTttgccccagctgctctgctgccggGAGCATCTCCCAAAAGCCCTGGTCTGAAAGTCATGGTTTCTCCGTTCAGCACCCCTCCCTCAACCCCCAGCAGCCCGGGCACTCAGCCGCAGCCCGGTGAAGCAAGCGAGACGCCGGTCAGCTTTGATCAACCCCCCGAAGGCACTCAGCTGCAGTTCTATAACAAG GTGCGGACGCGGGGATCAATAAAGCGTCGGCCTCCCTCCAGGAGGTTCCGAAGATCTCTGTCTGACTACGGAGATGGGGAAGATATAGGGCTCAACATCTCCTCTCCAGAAAACGGTGCTAAAGAAGACGGGGATGAGGTGTTTGGGAATAAGGGCAAGACAGAAGAGGATGAAACAGGGAACAAAGAGCTAAAGAAACAGGTGGGGTCTGATGAGAAGCCCCCATCAAGGAGAGGATCCAGCAgatcagaaaatgaagaaaaagtggaaaaacaggcagaagaaaCGACTCCTTGCAAGAGTAATGCGGGGGATacagaggagaaggaggtgtCGCATGGTGCCCCAGGGGAGGAAAACTCACCCCAGCCTCCCTCTGGAGACAAGGAGGAGAAGGTGTGCGAGGGTCCCCAGGGACAAGAGGAGGAAGGCAGTGCCTGtgaacaggaaaaggaggacaaggagaaagaaggaaccGAAGCGAAAGAGACCAGTGAGagcgcacacacacagaaaacgTCAGACACTGAAGAAACACCACTGGCACCTGAACCGCAGCAGGACGCAGCGGGTTTAGAGACTGCAAGTGAGCCTTCAGCATCCCCCACACAGGACCAGGGCACAGAGTAA
- the RCSD1 gene encoding capZ-interacting protein isoform X2 — protein MLTCCEDREWLLPAEPLEKERHLSLGQQKENRPTETNSEVDTSASPSVAQLAGKFKEQAANITGKEVPPHKPTRRKPPCSLPLYSNKTETSLNNEQKPSPNACPIPKVKVKSSPMIEKLQANLAFAPAALLPGASPKSPGLKVMVSPFSTPPSTPSSPGTQPQPGEASETPVSFDQPPEGTQLQFYNKVRTRGSIKRRPPSRRFRRSLSDYGDGEDIGLNISSPENGAKEDGDEVFGNKGKTEEDETGNKELKKQVGSDEKPPSRRGSSRSENEEKVEKQAEETTPCKSNAGDTEEKEVSHGAPGEENSPQPPSGDKEEKVCEGPQGQEEEGSACEQEKEDKEKEGTEAKETSESAHTQKTSDTEETPLAPEPQQDAAGLETASEPSASPTQDQGTE, from the exons ATGCTGACTTGCTGCGAGGACAGGGAATGGCTTCTCCCAGCAGAAccactggaaaaggaaaggcacTTGTCACTGGGGCAGCAAAAAGAG AACAGGCCAACAGAGACCAATTCAGAGGTGGACACGTCAGCATCACCCTCAGTGGCTCAGCTAGCAGGGAAATTCAAAGAGCAAGCAGCCAATATCACTGGAAAAGAG GTACCACCACATAAGCCAACTCGGAGGAAACCACCATGCTCCCTTCCACTGTATTCCAACAAAACTGAGACAAGCCTCAACAATGAGCAA aagccATCTCCAAATGCTTGCCCCATTCCCAAGGTCAAGGTGAAAAGCTCCCCCATGATTGAAAAGCTGCAG GCCAACCTGGCTTttgccccagctgctctgctgccggGAGCATCTCCCAAAAGCCCTGGTCTGAAAGTCATGGTTTCTCCGTTCAGCACCCCTCCCTCAACCCCCAGCAGCCCGGGCACTCAGCCGCAGCCCGGTGAAGCAAGCGAGACGCCGGTCAGCTTTGATCAACCCCCCGAAGGCACTCAGCTGCAGTTCTATAACAAG GTGCGGACGCGGGGATCAATAAAGCGTCGGCCTCCCTCCAGGAGGTTCCGAAGATCTCTGTCTGACTACGGAGATGGGGAAGATATAGGGCTCAACATCTCCTCTCCAGAAAACGGTGCTAAAGAAGACGGGGATGAGGTGTTTGGGAATAAGGGCAAGACAGAAGAGGATGAAACAGGGAACAAAGAGCTAAAGAAACAGGTGGGGTCTGATGAGAAGCCCCCATCAAGGAGAGGATCCAGCAgatcagaaaatgaagaaaaagtggaaaaacaggcagaagaaaCGACTCCTTGCAAGAGTAATGCGGGGGATacagaggagaaggaggtgtCGCATGGTGCCCCAGGGGAGGAAAACTCACCCCAGCCTCCCTCTGGAGACAAGGAGGAGAAGGTGTGCGAGGGTCCCCAGGGACAAGAGGAGGAAGGCAGTGCCTGtgaacaggaaaaggaggacaaggagaaagaaggaaccGAAGCGAAAGAGACCAGTGAGagcgcacacacacagaaaacgTCAGACACTGAAGAAACACCACTGGCACCTGAACCGCAGCAGGACGCAGCGGGTTTAGAGACTGCAAGTGAGCCTTCAGCATCCCCCACACAGGACCAGGGCACAGAGTAA
- the RCSD1 gene encoding capZ-interacting protein isoform X3 has product MASPSRTTGKGKALVTGAAKRGGRAEKNRPTETNSEVDTSASPSVAQLAGKFKEQAANITGKEVPPHKPTRRKPPCSLPLYSNKTETSLNNEQKPSPNACPIPKVKVKSSPMIEKLQANLAFAPAALLPGASPKSPGLKVMVSPFSTPPSTPSSPGTQPQPGEASETPVSFDQPPEGTQLQFYNKVRTRGSIKRRPPSRRFRRSLSDYGDGEDIGLNISSPENGAKEDGDEVFGNKGKTEEDETGNKELKKQVGSDEKPPSRRGSSRSENEEKVEKQAEETTPCKSNAGDTEEKEVSHGAPGEENSPQPPSGDKEEKVCEGPQGQEEEGSACEQEKEDKEKEGTEAKETSESAHTQKTSDTEETPLAPEPQQDAAGLETASEPSASPTQDQGTE; this is encoded by the exons ATGGCTTCTCCCAGCAGAAccactggaaaaggaaaggcacTTGTCACTGGGGCAGCAAAAAGAGGTGGGAGGGCTGAGAAG AACAGGCCAACAGAGACCAATTCAGAGGTGGACACGTCAGCATCACCCTCAGTGGCTCAGCTAGCAGGGAAATTCAAAGAGCAAGCAGCCAATATCACTGGAAAAGAG GTACCACCACATAAGCCAACTCGGAGGAAACCACCATGCTCCCTTCCACTGTATTCCAACAAAACTGAGACAAGCCTCAACAATGAGCAA aagccATCTCCAAATGCTTGCCCCATTCCCAAGGTCAAGGTGAAAAGCTCCCCCATGATTGAAAAGCTGCAG GCCAACCTGGCTTttgccccagctgctctgctgccggGAGCATCTCCCAAAAGCCCTGGTCTGAAAGTCATGGTTTCTCCGTTCAGCACCCCTCCCTCAACCCCCAGCAGCCCGGGCACTCAGCCGCAGCCCGGTGAAGCAAGCGAGACGCCGGTCAGCTTTGATCAACCCCCCGAAGGCACTCAGCTGCAGTTCTATAACAAG GTGCGGACGCGGGGATCAATAAAGCGTCGGCCTCCCTCCAGGAGGTTCCGAAGATCTCTGTCTGACTACGGAGATGGGGAAGATATAGGGCTCAACATCTCCTCTCCAGAAAACGGTGCTAAAGAAGACGGGGATGAGGTGTTTGGGAATAAGGGCAAGACAGAAGAGGATGAAACAGGGAACAAAGAGCTAAAGAAACAGGTGGGGTCTGATGAGAAGCCCCCATCAAGGAGAGGATCCAGCAgatcagaaaatgaagaaaaagtggaaaaacaggcagaagaaaCGACTCCTTGCAAGAGTAATGCGGGGGATacagaggagaaggaggtgtCGCATGGTGCCCCAGGGGAGGAAAACTCACCCCAGCCTCCCTCTGGAGACAAGGAGGAGAAGGTGTGCGAGGGTCCCCAGGGACAAGAGGAGGAAGGCAGTGCCTGtgaacaggaaaaggaggacaaggagaaagaaggaaccGAAGCGAAAGAGACCAGTGAGagcgcacacacacagaaaacgTCAGACACTGAAGAAACACCACTGGCACCTGAACCGCAGCAGGACGCAGCGGGTTTAGAGACTGCAAGTGAGCCTTCAGCATCCCCCACACAGGACCAGGGCACAGAGTAA
- the RCSD1 gene encoding capZ-interacting protein isoform X5 has translation MENRPTETNSEVDTSASPSVAQLAGKFKEQAANITGKEVPPHKPTRRKPPCSLPLYSNKTETSLNNEQKPSPNACPIPKVKVKSSPMIEKLQANLAFAPAALLPGASPKSPGLKVMVSPFSTPPSTPSSPGTQPQPGEASETPVSFDQPPEGTQLQFYNKVRTRGSIKRRPPSRRFRRSLSDYGDGEDIGLNISSPENGAKEDGDEVFGNKGKTEEDETGNKELKKQVGSDEKPPSRRGSSRSENEEKVEKQAEETTPCKSNAGDTEEKEVSHGAPGEENSPQPPSGDKEEKVCEGPQGQEEEGSACEQEKEDKEKEGTEAKETSESAHTQKTSDTEETPLAPEPQQDAAGLETASEPSASPTQDQGTE, from the exons AACAGGCCAACAGAGACCAATTCAGAGGTGGACACGTCAGCATCACCCTCAGTGGCTCAGCTAGCAGGGAAATTCAAAGAGCAAGCAGCCAATATCACTGGAAAAGAG GTACCACCACATAAGCCAACTCGGAGGAAACCACCATGCTCCCTTCCACTGTATTCCAACAAAACTGAGACAAGCCTCAACAATGAGCAA aagccATCTCCAAATGCTTGCCCCATTCCCAAGGTCAAGGTGAAAAGCTCCCCCATGATTGAAAAGCTGCAG GCCAACCTGGCTTttgccccagctgctctgctgccggGAGCATCTCCCAAAAGCCCTGGTCTGAAAGTCATGGTTTCTCCGTTCAGCACCCCTCCCTCAACCCCCAGCAGCCCGGGCACTCAGCCGCAGCCCGGTGAAGCAAGCGAGACGCCGGTCAGCTTTGATCAACCCCCCGAAGGCACTCAGCTGCAGTTCTATAACAAG GTGCGGACGCGGGGATCAATAAAGCGTCGGCCTCCCTCCAGGAGGTTCCGAAGATCTCTGTCTGACTACGGAGATGGGGAAGATATAGGGCTCAACATCTCCTCTCCAGAAAACGGTGCTAAAGAAGACGGGGATGAGGTGTTTGGGAATAAGGGCAAGACAGAAGAGGATGAAACAGGGAACAAAGAGCTAAAGAAACAGGTGGGGTCTGATGAGAAGCCCCCATCAAGGAGAGGATCCAGCAgatcagaaaatgaagaaaaagtggaaaaacaggcagaagaaaCGACTCCTTGCAAGAGTAATGCGGGGGATacagaggagaaggaggtgtCGCATGGTGCCCCAGGGGAGGAAAACTCACCCCAGCCTCCCTCTGGAGACAAGGAGGAGAAGGTGTGCGAGGGTCCCCAGGGACAAGAGGAGGAAGGCAGTGCCTGtgaacaggaaaaggaggacaaggagaaagaaggaaccGAAGCGAAAGAGACCAGTGAGagcgcacacacacagaaaacgTCAGACACTGAAGAAACACCACTGGCACCTGAACCGCAGCAGGACGCAGCGGGTTTAGAGACTGCAAGTGAGCCTTCAGCATCCCCCACACAGGACCAGGGCACAGAGTAA
- the RCSD1 gene encoding capZ-interacting protein isoform X4, with amino-acid sequence MAAVHKGTLRGENQDQTTNRPTETNSEVDTSASPSVAQLAGKFKEQAANITGKEVPPHKPTRRKPPCSLPLYSNKTETSLNNEQKPSPNACPIPKVKVKSSPMIEKLQANLAFAPAALLPGASPKSPGLKVMVSPFSTPPSTPSSPGTQPQPGEASETPVSFDQPPEGTQLQFYNKVRTRGSIKRRPPSRRFRRSLSDYGDGEDIGLNISSPENGAKEDGDEVFGNKGKTEEDETGNKELKKQVGSDEKPPSRRGSSRSENEEKVEKQAEETTPCKSNAGDTEEKEVSHGAPGEENSPQPPSGDKEEKVCEGPQGQEEEGSACEQEKEDKEKEGTEAKETSESAHTQKTSDTEETPLAPEPQQDAAGLETASEPSASPTQDQGTE; translated from the exons AACAGGCCAACAGAGACCAATTCAGAGGTGGACACGTCAGCATCACCCTCAGTGGCTCAGCTAGCAGGGAAATTCAAAGAGCAAGCAGCCAATATCACTGGAAAAGAG GTACCACCACATAAGCCAACTCGGAGGAAACCACCATGCTCCCTTCCACTGTATTCCAACAAAACTGAGACAAGCCTCAACAATGAGCAA aagccATCTCCAAATGCTTGCCCCATTCCCAAGGTCAAGGTGAAAAGCTCCCCCATGATTGAAAAGCTGCAG GCCAACCTGGCTTttgccccagctgctctgctgccggGAGCATCTCCCAAAAGCCCTGGTCTGAAAGTCATGGTTTCTCCGTTCAGCACCCCTCCCTCAACCCCCAGCAGCCCGGGCACTCAGCCGCAGCCCGGTGAAGCAAGCGAGACGCCGGTCAGCTTTGATCAACCCCCCGAAGGCACTCAGCTGCAGTTCTATAACAAG GTGCGGACGCGGGGATCAATAAAGCGTCGGCCTCCCTCCAGGAGGTTCCGAAGATCTCTGTCTGACTACGGAGATGGGGAAGATATAGGGCTCAACATCTCCTCTCCAGAAAACGGTGCTAAAGAAGACGGGGATGAGGTGTTTGGGAATAAGGGCAAGACAGAAGAGGATGAAACAGGGAACAAAGAGCTAAAGAAACAGGTGGGGTCTGATGAGAAGCCCCCATCAAGGAGAGGATCCAGCAgatcagaaaatgaagaaaaagtggaaaaacaggcagaagaaaCGACTCCTTGCAAGAGTAATGCGGGGGATacagaggagaaggaggtgtCGCATGGTGCCCCAGGGGAGGAAAACTCACCCCAGCCTCCCTCTGGAGACAAGGAGGAGAAGGTGTGCGAGGGTCCCCAGGGACAAGAGGAGGAAGGCAGTGCCTGtgaacaggaaaaggaggacaaggagaaagaaggaaccGAAGCGAAAGAGACCAGTGAGagcgcacacacacagaaaacgTCAGACACTGAAGAAACACCACTGGCACCTGAACCGCAGCAGGACGCAGCGGGTTTAGAGACTGCAAGTGAGCCTTCAGCATCCCCCACACAGGACCAGGGCACAGAGTAA